The Nocardioides pantholopis genome window below encodes:
- a CDS encoding TlpA disulfide reductase family protein, whose protein sequence is MSGSRARSGVLLACLLLLLPGCSSLGGTNDGGYISGEGRVVQFEPGDRSDPIELAGKTLEGDPIDLAERRGEVVVVNAWWSGCPPCRTEMPMLVEAERELAELDVSFVGVNIRDNSPANGLAFQRQFGVDYPSIYAVDGQALLAFSGVTNLRTIPTTLVLDREGRVAALVNGDIPSKLTLVDVVEEVAAEDAPAGSGA, encoded by the coding sequence ATGTCCGGTTCCCGCGCCCGGTCGGGCGTCCTGCTCGCCTGCCTGCTCCTGCTGCTTCCCGGCTGCTCCTCGCTGGGCGGCACCAACGACGGCGGATACATCTCCGGCGAGGGGCGGGTCGTGCAGTTCGAGCCCGGTGACCGGTCCGACCCGATCGAGCTGGCCGGGAAGACCCTGGAGGGCGACCCGATCGACCTCGCCGAGCGTCGGGGCGAGGTGGTCGTCGTCAACGCCTGGTGGTCCGGCTGCCCGCCGTGCCGCACCGAGATGCCGATGCTGGTGGAGGCCGAGCGCGAGCTCGCCGAGCTCGACGTCTCGTTCGTGGGCGTCAACATCCGCGACAACAGCCCCGCCAACGGGCTGGCCTTCCAGCGCCAGTTCGGCGTGGACTACCCCTCGATCTATGCAGTCGACGGTCAGGCCCTGCTGGCGTTCTCCGGCGTGACCAACCTGCGCACGATCCCCACGACGCTGGTCCTGGACCGTGAGGGCCGGGTCGCGGCGCTGGTCAACGGCGACATCCCCTCGAAGCTGACGCTGGTCGACGTGGTCGAGGAGGTCGCGGCGGAGGACGCCCCGGCCGGCAGCGGGGCGTGA
- a CDS encoding cytochrome c biogenesis CcdA family protein, with the protein MGETFSDIAGSGALVLAVPVALLAGLVSFFSPCVIPLLPAYLSYATGLSGADLAADAASGRVRRGRMLLGSVLFVLGFSSVFVLLGVASGSVAYWFKVNDDTLDIVLGLVAIVLGLAFMGLVPFLQRDVRVHKVPSVGLAAAPLIGFLFGLGWTPCAGPTLGVISTLAYAEGTAGRGALLLGAYSVGIGLPFILAGLFWDHATRALAVLRRHQQWLTRIGGGMLILVGLALLTGWWDWAVTWLQLHLISDFEVSV; encoded by the coding sequence GTGGGTGAGACGTTCAGCGACATCGCCGGCTCCGGCGCGCTGGTGCTCGCGGTCCCGGTCGCGCTGCTGGCCGGCCTGGTCTCGTTCTTCTCGCCCTGCGTGATCCCGCTGCTGCCGGCGTACCTGTCCTACGCGACCGGGCTCTCCGGCGCGGACCTGGCCGCCGACGCCGCGAGCGGTCGGGTCCGGCGCGGCCGGATGCTGCTCGGCTCGGTGCTGTTCGTGCTGGGCTTCAGCTCCGTCTTCGTGCTGCTCGGCGTCGCCAGCGGCAGCGTGGCGTACTGGTTCAAGGTCAACGACGACACCCTCGACATCGTGCTCGGCCTGGTAGCGATCGTGCTCGGACTGGCGTTCATGGGCCTGGTGCCGTTCCTCCAGCGCGACGTGCGGGTGCACAAGGTGCCGTCGGTCGGGCTGGCCGCCGCGCCGCTGATCGGCTTCCTGTTCGGCCTGGGCTGGACCCCGTGCGCCGGTCCCACGCTGGGCGTGATCAGCACGCTCGCGTACGCCGAGGGCACCGCCGGCCGCGGGGCCCTGCTGCTCGGCGCCTACTCCGTCGGCATCGGGCTGCCGTTCATCCTGGCCGGGCTGTTCTGGGACCACGCCACCCGGGCCCTGGCGGTGCTGCGTCGCCACCAGCAGTGGCTGACCCGGATCGGCGGCGGGATGCTGATCCTGGTCGGGCTCGCGCTCCTCACCGGCTGGTGGGACTGGGCAGTCACCTGGCTCCAGCTGCACCTGATCAGCGACTTCGAGGTGTCGGTGTGA
- the resB gene encoding cytochrome c biogenesis protein ResB — MSTRRPPAETTPDPSTPDETQGETVDPSRRSGELTFRELLRWAWRQLTSMRTALVLLLLLALAAVPGSIIPQEGVDSLKTSQWQEEHPDLTPVYERLGLFDVYDAPWFSAIYILLMISLVGCIVPRLFVYARALRAAPPRAPRNLSRLPDSTAYTTSEDVDAVLSRARTVLRGRRYRVRAAELDDPGEGAVSSERGHLREAGNLVFHLSVLVVLVGFAIGSLFGYKGGVLLVVGQGFSNSLTQYDDFVPGDLFDADEMEPFSFTVDEFDVDWLLDGPRKGMAQGFSADLRYRERPDAEEKSYDLRVNHPLAIGDTEVFLIGHGYAPVITVRDGTGEVAYSGPTIFLPQDQGLLSFGVVKAPDARPAQIGLEGLFYPTFINVDGDPTNLMGDLNNPLLSMLVYTGDLGLDDGSPQSVYVLPKGDAEQVRNADGEPLRLDLQEGQTAELPDGLGSVTFEGVEQWNRLQISQTPGKELALGGVVLALIGLCGSLFIRPRRVWVRARRVDGETLVEIAALDRSGGGDVTAEIQAVADALRDAPAEPAAPDHHQSAAAPRSKEDS; from the coding sequence GTGAGCACCCGCAGGCCTCCGGCCGAGACCACCCCCGACCCCAGCACCCCCGACGAGACCCAGGGCGAGACCGTGGACCCATCGCGCCGCTCCGGCGAGCTGACCTTCCGTGAGCTGCTGCGCTGGGCGTGGCGCCAGCTCACCTCGATGCGCACCGCGCTGGTGCTGCTGCTCCTGCTGGCGCTGGCCGCGGTGCCGGGCTCGATCATCCCGCAGGAGGGGGTCGACTCCCTCAAGACCAGCCAGTGGCAGGAGGAGCACCCCGACCTGACGCCGGTCTACGAGCGGCTCGGGCTCTTCGACGTCTACGACGCGCCCTGGTTCTCCGCGATCTACATCCTGCTGATGATCTCGCTGGTCGGCTGCATCGTGCCGCGGCTGTTCGTCTACGCCCGCGCCCTGCGCGCCGCCCCGCCCCGGGCCCCGCGCAACCTGTCCCGGCTGCCCGACTCCACGGCGTACACGACCTCCGAGGACGTCGACGCGGTGCTGTCGCGGGCCCGGACCGTGCTGCGCGGGCGCCGCTACCGGGTCCGCGCCGCCGAGCTGGACGACCCGGGGGAGGGCGCGGTCAGCAGCGAGCGTGGCCACCTGCGCGAGGCCGGCAACCTGGTCTTCCACCTCTCGGTGCTCGTGGTGCTGGTCGGCTTCGCGATCGGCAGCCTGTTCGGCTACAAGGGCGGCGTGCTGCTGGTCGTCGGGCAGGGCTTCTCCAACAGCCTGACCCAGTACGACGACTTCGTGCCCGGCGACCTGTTCGACGCCGACGAGATGGAGCCGTTCTCGTTCACCGTCGACGAGTTCGACGTCGACTGGCTCCTCGACGGTCCCCGCAAGGGCATGGCCCAGGGGTTCAGCGCCGACCTGCGCTACCGGGAGCGCCCCGACGCCGAGGAGAAGTCCTACGACCTGCGCGTCAACCACCCGCTCGCGATCGGCGACACCGAGGTGTTCCTGATCGGCCACGGCTACGCCCCGGTGATCACGGTCCGCGACGGCACCGGCGAGGTCGCCTACAGCGGCCCGACGATCTTCCTGCCCCAGGACCAGGGGCTGCTCTCCTTCGGCGTCGTGAAGGCACCCGACGCCCGGCCCGCCCAGATCGGCCTGGAGGGGCTGTTCTACCCGACGTTCATCAACGTCGACGGCGACCCGACGAACCTGATGGGCGACCTGAACAACCCGCTGCTCTCGATGCTCGTCTACACCGGCGACCTCGGCCTCGACGACGGCTCCCCGCAGTCGGTGTACGTGCTGCCGAAGGGGGACGCCGAGCAGGTCCGCAACGCCGACGGGGAGCCGCTGCGCCTGGACCTGCAGGAGGGCCAGACCGCCGAGCTGCCCGACGGTCTCGGCTCGGTCACCTTCGAGGGCGTCGAGCAGTGGAACCGGCTCCAGATCAGCCAGACCCCCGGCAAGGAGCTGGCCCTCGGCGGCGTCGTGCTGGCCCTGATCGGCCTGTGCGGGTCGCTGTTCATCCGCCCGCGGCGGGTCTGGGTTCGTGCTCGCCGGGTGGACGGGGAGACACTGGTGGAGATCGCCGCGCTCGACCGCTCCGGCGGGGGCGACGTCACCGCCGAGATCCAGGCCGTCGCCGACGCCCTGCGTGACGCGCCGGCCGAGCCGGCCGCCCCCGACCACCACCAGTCAGCCGCAGCACCCCGGTCCAAGGAGGACTCGTGA
- the ccsB gene encoding c-type cytochrome biogenesis protein CcsB: protein MTNSAWETLSNQAVAACGVVYFLALLAHLVEWSALRRLPVTAGSIPAAEATRTADRGDGSVAVAEGGPADPDTERRTALFGRLGLLLLVLATAVHFVALLGRGMAADPNRVPWGNMYEFTLSGTFVVSLGYLLLYRKFQLAWMAPIVAFVEVGLLMAAVIWLHDEVAPLAEALNSPWLVLHVVSAVIATGAFTLGGITSVLFLLKERALRKGSTGGYLARVPGPDRLDLISYRMHAFAFPVWTFAALISGPIWAHQAWSSYWNWDPKEVWAFITWVVYAAYLHARATAGWKGRHAAILALVGLATLWFNFIGINFFSTTSQHSYADAAPAIEAPAVPGLEAQGPPGAG from the coding sequence GTGACCAACTCCGCGTGGGAGACGTTGAGCAACCAGGCGGTCGCCGCCTGTGGCGTCGTGTACTTCCTGGCCCTGCTCGCCCACCTCGTCGAGTGGTCGGCCCTGCGCCGGCTGCCGGTCACCGCCGGCTCGATCCCGGCCGCCGAGGCCACCCGCACCGCCGATCGGGGCGACGGGTCCGTCGCGGTGGCCGAGGGCGGGCCCGCCGACCCCGACACCGAGCGCCGTACCGCGCTCTTCGGGCGGCTCGGGCTGCTGCTGCTCGTGCTCGCGACAGCCGTGCACTTCGTGGCGCTGCTGGGCCGCGGCATGGCCGCCGACCCGAACCGGGTGCCGTGGGGCAACATGTACGAGTTCACGCTCTCGGGCACCTTCGTGGTCAGCCTCGGCTACCTGCTGCTCTACCGGAAGTTCCAGCTGGCCTGGATGGCGCCGATCGTGGCCTTCGTCGAGGTCGGGCTGCTGATGGCCGCGGTGATCTGGCTGCACGACGAGGTCGCCCCGCTGGCCGAGGCGCTCAACTCCCCGTGGCTGGTCCTGCACGTGGTGTCCGCGGTGATCGCGACCGGCGCCTTCACGCTGGGCGGCATCACCTCGGTGCTGTTCCTGCTCAAGGAGCGGGCGCTGCGCAAGGGCTCGACCGGCGGCTACCTCGCCCGGGTGCCCGGCCCCGACCGGCTCGACCTGATCTCCTACCGGATGCACGCCTTCGCGTTTCCGGTGTGGACGTTCGCGGCCCTGATCTCCGGCCCGATCTGGGCGCACCAGGCCTGGTCGTCGTACTGGAACTGGGACCCCAAGGAGGTCTGGGCCTTCATCACCTGGGTCGTCTACGCGGCGTACCTGCACGCCCGCGCGACGGCCGGCTGGAAGGGCCGCCACGCCGCGATCCTGGCGCTGGTGGGCCTGGCGACGCTGTGGTTCAACTTCATCGGGATCAACTTCTTCTCCACGACCAGCCAGCACTCCTACGCCGACGCCGCTCCGGCGATCGAGGCGCCGGCCGTGCCGGGCCTCGAGGCGCAGGGCCCGCCTGGCGCCGGCTGA